Proteins found in one Amycolatopsis umgeniensis genomic segment:
- a CDS encoding DUF998 domain-containing protein yields MTSPKIIAARAVSPVHGRLAIFGMAVAVAISIDLHLRLSSQVSPIWQTLSEYVYGYLSPGSTAAPLFGAMCLALGFGSLALLGGIAKAHRSGYESVLVLLGVWCAGLFVLALVPVDPEGQARSLAGQIHNYAALTAFLALPAAAWVLTRPGRARCPWEPRRTTIRRLSVASFAAVVIVLGGFVWTMLTGPSHQEVTLGLFERLLFAVDLTLLATMVRPLLSHR; encoded by the coding sequence GTGACCTCGCCGAAGATCATCGCGGCCCGTGCCGTCTCCCCCGTGCACGGCAGGCTCGCGATCTTCGGCATGGCCGTCGCCGTGGCCATCTCGATCGATCTTCACCTGCGGCTGTCCAGTCAGGTCAGCCCGATCTGGCAGACGCTGTCGGAGTACGTCTACGGCTACCTCTCACCCGGTTCGACGGCGGCGCCGCTGTTCGGCGCGATGTGCCTGGCGCTGGGGTTCGGTTCGCTCGCCCTGCTCGGCGGTATCGCGAAGGCGCACCGCAGCGGCTACGAGTCCGTCCTGGTCCTGCTCGGCGTGTGGTGCGCCGGCCTGTTCGTCCTCGCGCTCGTCCCCGTCGACCCCGAGGGCCAGGCCCGTTCACTGGCCGGTCAGATTCACAACTACGCCGCGCTGACGGCCTTCCTCGCGCTCCCCGCCGCCGCCTGGGTGCTGACCCGCCCCGGCCGGGCGCGCTGCCCGTGGGAGCCGCGCCGCACGACGATCCGGCGGCTTTCGGTGGCCAGCTTCGCCGCCGTGGTGATCGTGCTCGGCGGATTCGTCTGGACGATGCTCACCGGGCCGTCGCATCAGGAGGTCACGCTCGGCTTGTTCGAGCGGCTGCTGTTCGCTGTCGACCTCACGCTGCTGGCGACCATGGTGCGCCCGCTGCTCAGCCACCGCTGA
- a CDS encoding TMEM165/GDT1 family protein yields MLALISAFGLVLAVELPDKTLVATLVLTTRFRAWPVFAGVTAAFAVQCAIAATFGSVLTLLPETLVTAIVAAMFGIGAYMLLREGFKPGKDGGEDASRSGPSPATFFRSALTSFGVLFAAEWGDASQLATASLTARFGNPFAVALGSFVALVAVAGLAVFIGAKVRSRIRPKLIQRVAGFVFAGFSLFALAQLAF; encoded by the coding sequence ATGCTGGCGCTGATCAGCGCGTTCGGCCTGGTACTGGCCGTGGAGCTGCCGGACAAGACACTCGTCGCCACCTTGGTTCTCACCACTCGTTTTCGCGCGTGGCCGGTATTCGCCGGTGTCACCGCCGCATTCGCCGTGCAATGTGCGATCGCCGCCACATTCGGCAGTGTGCTCACTTTGCTGCCGGAGACGCTGGTGACCGCGATCGTCGCCGCGATGTTCGGTATCGGTGCGTACATGCTCCTTCGCGAAGGGTTCAAGCCCGGCAAGGACGGCGGCGAGGACGCGTCACGTTCCGGGCCGAGCCCCGCGACCTTCTTCCGCTCCGCGCTGACGTCGTTCGGCGTGCTGTTCGCGGCCGAGTGGGGCGACGCCTCCCAGCTCGCGACAGCCAGCCTCACGGCCCGCTTCGGCAACCCGTTCGCTGTCGCGCTCGGCTCCTTCGTCGCGCTGGTCGCCGTCGCCGGGCTCGCCGTCTTCATCGGCGCGAAGGTCCGGAGCCGCATCCGTCCCAAGCTCATCCAGCGTGTGGCGGGCTTCGTCTTCGCCGGGTTCTCGCTGTTCGCGCTGGCCCAGCTGGCCTTCTGA
- a CDS encoding S41 family peptidase, with protein MDERARIDDVCRRLRDHYVFPDVAEKLTVFLRARLSDGAYAGLDDQAFSVAVTEDLQSVNGDKHLRLRHHIDPLPEVDGQSFDPEEFRREAELNCHGIASARRLAGNVGYLETKLFYGPDIAGEALAAAMTLLATTDALLIDVRENRGGSPAAVALLISYLVDEPVHFNSIYLRDGDVTNQFWTLPYVPGRKFGADKPVWVLTGPTTFSGAEDLSYSLQQLDRAKTVGAVTGGGANPRQQYKVDTHLDITVPGGRSVNPVTGTNWEGVGVQPDVAVAVEDAFDTAYAFALDHVLTLGDSGVRRPIADEARLALAGLG; from the coding sequence ATGGACGAGAGAGCGCGGATCGACGACGTGTGCAGGCGGCTGAGGGACCACTACGTGTTCCCCGACGTCGCCGAGAAGCTGACGGTGTTCCTGCGGGCGAGGCTGAGCGACGGCGCGTACGCGGGGCTCGACGATCAGGCGTTCTCCGTGGCTGTCACCGAGGACCTGCAGTCGGTCAACGGGGACAAGCACCTGCGGCTACGGCATCACATCGACCCGCTGCCCGAGGTGGACGGCCAGTCCTTCGATCCCGAGGAGTTCCGGCGCGAGGCGGAACTGAACTGTCACGGCATCGCGTCGGCGCGGCGGCTGGCGGGGAACGTCGGCTACCTGGAGACGAAGCTGTTCTACGGGCCGGACATCGCGGGCGAGGCACTGGCTGCGGCGATGACGCTGCTCGCGACCACCGACGCGCTGCTCATCGACGTCCGGGAGAACCGGGGCGGAAGTCCGGCAGCCGTCGCGCTGCTGATCAGCTACCTTGTCGACGAGCCCGTGCATTTCAACAGTATTTATCTGCGCGACGGCGACGTGACCAACCAGTTCTGGACGCTGCCGTACGTGCCGGGGCGGAAGTTCGGCGCGGACAAGCCGGTGTGGGTGCTGACGGGCCCGACGACGTTCTCGGGTGCCGAGGACCTGAGCTACTCGCTCCAACAACTCGATCGGGCGAAAACGGTCGGCGCGGTCACCGGTGGCGGGGCGAATCCGCGCCAGCAGTACAAAGTGGACACCCACCTGGACATCACCGTCCCGGGTGGACGGTCGGTGAACCCGGTCACGGGGACCAACTGGGAAGGCGTCGGCGTCCAGCCCGATGTCGCCGTCGCCGTCGAGGACGCTTTCGACACCGCGTACGCGTTTGCGCTGGACCACGTGCTGACACTGGGGGATTCGGGCGTGCGGCGGCCGATCGCCGACGAGGCGCGGCTCGCCCTCGCGGGCCTCGGCTGA